One Ignavibacteria bacterium DNA segment encodes these proteins:
- a CDS encoding cell division protein ZapA, translating to MKNSGIKVKIFNSDYNLLGENPQEVERYAKYVDMIMQRINFQSPNTSAESIAVVTALNISESYFKEKDMRVDTEQSYIANLKTSTERFDSLSKLIDDSL from the coding sequence ATGAAAAATTCAGGTATTAAAGTAAAAATATTTAACAGTGACTATAACCTGCTGGGAGAAAACCCACAGGAAGTGGAAAGATACGCCAAGTATGTAGATATGATCATGCAAAGGATTAACTTTCAATCACCGAACACATCCGCTGAGTCGATTGCGGTTGTTACTGCCCTAAATATTTCCGAATCTTACTTTAAAGAGAAGGATATGAGAGTAGATACAGAGCAATCATACATAGCGAACCTGAAAACGAGTACGGAAAGATTTGATTCATTATCAAAACTTATAGACGACAGTTTATAA
- the rny gene encoding ribonuclease Y yields the protein MELYILLPILVVLCLITFFLGWYIQVKINKSKVDGAENVAKKILKDAETKSTELVSEAEKRAKNFRIEAEKSAHNLKKEKLLEVKDEFYKRKQKYDEEVRSREKEIGEIEKRIKADKEAAEKIKNDLITKEKNAQQAHAEYTAKLKEFTEKKNQVDKMEEEVNNLINEQKSKLQRISGLSEEEAKNLLFDSLMNKVKLESAQKLQEVREQTKLDANKISKNIVIQAIQRSAVDHSVETTVSVLQISSDELKGRIIGKEGRNIRAFEAATGVDIIVDDTPEAIIISGFDPFRREIARIAMERLITDGRIHPARIEEVVQKVEKELNEEIIRVGEQTILDMGMQGVNRDIVTLIGRMKYRSSYGQNVLNHSIEVGHLAGIMAAELGLDAQMAKRAGLLHDIGKTIDRSIEGPHSILGYEIAKRCKEHPIVCNAIGSHHDEIPMEHPIAVLVQAADAISGARPGARRESVEAYSKRLEKLEAIATSFEGVSKTYAIQAGREVRVIVEQEIISDTLQDQLAEDIAQKIQEEMEYPGQIKINVIRERRSIAYAK from the coding sequence ATGGAATTATACATATTGCTTCCAATATTAGTAGTTTTATGTCTTATAACATTTTTCCTCGGATGGTACATTCAGGTAAAGATAAATAAGAGTAAAGTTGACGGAGCAGAAAACGTTGCGAAGAAAATCTTAAAGGATGCAGAAACAAAATCAACAGAATTAGTATCAGAAGCTGAAAAAAGAGCAAAGAACTTCAGAATAGAAGCAGAAAAATCTGCTCACAACCTTAAGAAGGAAAAACTTTTAGAAGTTAAAGATGAATTCTACAAACGCAAACAGAAATATGACGAGGAAGTAAGGTCAAGAGAAAAAGAAATTGGTGAAATAGAAAAAAGAATTAAAGCTGATAAAGAAGCAGCAGAAAAGATAAAGAACGATTTAATTACGAAGGAAAAGAATGCACAGCAGGCACATGCTGAATACACAGCAAAGCTAAAGGAATTTACGGAGAAAAAGAATCAGGTTGACAAAATGGAAGAAGAAGTCAATAACCTGATAAACGAGCAGAAATCAAAGCTACAAAGAATATCGGGACTGAGCGAGGAAGAAGCAAAGAACCTGCTTTTTGACTCTTTAATGAACAAAGTGAAGCTTGAGTCAGCGCAAAAGCTTCAGGAAGTAAGGGAACAGACAAAGCTTGATGCAAATAAGATATCTAAGAACATCGTTATACAAGCAATACAAAGGTCGGCAGTAGACCATTCAGTTGAAACGACAGTGAGCGTACTTCAGATATCATCGGATGAGCTGAAGGGAAGAATAATAGGAAAAGAAGGAAGGAACATAAGAGCGTTCGAGGCTGCGACTGGTGTAGATATAATAGTAGATGATACACCTGAGGCAATTATCATATCAGGGTTTGACCCATTCCGCAGGGAAATTGCAAGGATTGCAATGGAGAGATTAATCACTGACGGCAGAATACATCCAGCGAGGATTGAGGAGGTTGTACAGAAGGTTGAGAAGGAACTGAATGAAGAGATTATAAGAGTAGGGGAGCAAACGATACTGGATATGGGAATGCAGGGAGTTAATAGAGATATTGTTACTCTTATTGGAAGGATGAAATACCGTTCGAGTTACGGACAGAATGTATTAAACCATTCAATAGAGGTTGGACATTTAGCCGGAATAATGGCTGCAGAGCTGGGACTTGATGCACAGATGGCAAAACGAGCAGGACTTCTACACGATATAGGAAAAACAATTGACAGAAGCATAGAAGGACCGCATTCAATACTCGGATATGAGATAGCAAAAAGATGCAAAGAGCATCCGATTGTGTGCAATGCAATAGGTTCTCACCACGATGAGATACCTATGGAGCATCCAATTGCAGTACTTGTTCAGGCAGCAGATGCAATAAGCGGTGCGAGACCTGGTGCAAGAAGGGAATCTGTAGAAGCATATTCAAAGCGTTTAGAAAAGCTTGAAGCAATTGCGACATCGTTTGAGGGAGTATCCAAGACATATGCAATACAGGCAGGCAGAGAAGTGCGAGTAATAGTTGAGCAGGAAATAATAAGTGATACACTTCAGGACCAGCTTGCAGAAGACATTGCTCAGAAGATTCAGGAAGAAATGGAGTATCCCGGACAGATAAAAATAAATGTAATAAGGGAAAGAAGAAGTATTGCTTATGCAAAATAA
- a CDS encoding pyridoxal phosphate-dependent aminotransferase: MNINVEPNELTLLYYAKRKYNERIIDLTSTNPTKLGFSYDTKQIVKHFIDERSLVYEPDPQGLLSAREEIAVYYTEIGKYVHPEDIFIVPSTSEAYSYLFKLLLDSDEEVLIPQPCYPLFEFLAKLDMGRVVYYPLVYDYRDGWTPDFKVLEKKITSKTKAILIINPNNPTGSYLKKDDYKRFNMLSEKYNLSLIVDEVFSDYEISAAETALKSAAGTESSMAFILNGFSKMLGLPQMKFGWILIQGEEGKKQEAIKRLEVIADTYLSVATPIQYAAKILFKTREKIQEEIKQRISRNYDLLKTKYLLNPDIRVLNCEGGWSGILNYENLLIPEDEYVFKLLDTKNVLIHPGYYYDFFTEGYAVLSLLTKPEEMEEGLDRICG, from the coding sequence TTGAATATTAATGTAGAACCGAATGAGCTGACACTTCTTTATTATGCAAAGAGGAAATACAATGAGAGGATTATTGATTTGACGTCAACGAATCCGACGAAGTTGGGTTTTAGTTATGATACAAAGCAGATTGTAAAGCATTTTATAGATGAAAGGTCGCTTGTATATGAACCTGACCCGCAAGGATTGCTTTCAGCAAGAGAAGAAATAGCTGTATATTATACTGAAATCGGGAAATATGTACATCCTGAAGACATATTTATTGTTCCGAGCACGAGTGAGGCTTATTCATATTTATTCAAGCTGCTGCTTGATTCTGATGAGGAGGTACTAATACCTCAGCCATGTTATCCGCTCTTTGAGTTTCTTGCGAAACTTGACATGGGCAGGGTTGTTTATTATCCATTGGTATATGATTACAGGGACGGGTGGACACCGGATTTTAAAGTGCTTGAGAAGAAGATAACTTCGAAAACAAAAGCAATATTAATTATAAATCCAAACAATCCCACCGGATCATATTTAAAGAAAGATGATTATAAAAGATTCAATATGTTATCTGAAAAGTACAATCTTTCGCTGATTGTGGATGAAGTTTTTTCGGATTACGAAATAAGTGCGGCTGAAACAGCGTTGAAATCAGCGGCAGGAACTGAAAGTAGTATGGCTTTCATACTTAACGGTTTTTCAAAGATGCTGGGTTTACCTCAGATGAAATTCGGATGGATATTGATACAGGGTGAGGAAGGGAAAAAGCAAGAAGCAATAAAGAGGCTTGAAGTAATAGCGGATACATATCTTTCGGTTGCTACACCGATACAGTATGCTGCAAAGATACTATTTAAAACGAGGGAAAAGATACAAGAAGAAATAAAACAAAGAATAAGTCGAAACTATGATTTATTAAAGACAAAGTATCTTTTAAATCCTGATATTAGGGTGTTAAATTGTGAGGGAGGGTGGTCAGGAATACTAAATTATGAGAATCTGTTGATTCCGGAGGATGAGTATGTGTTTAAGCTGCTGGACACGAAAAATGTATTAATACATCCAGGATATTATTATGATTTCTTTACGGAGGGCTATGCGGTTTTAAGTTTGCTGACAAAACCAGAAGAAATGGAGGAAGGGTTAGACAGGATATGCGGTTAA
- a CDS encoding T9SS type A sorting domain-containing protein, which yields MKLKTLSLVALLLISAIGFTAPIEDFNTVYTRAELNPAVQKQAEQLASTLGHPLRIYTEDFKFIEAKGVENGQVVYTVIVDRYNIYNGAYTAFHSDIVSSFDLSKSRIDYGNGNVVDNTGGLFNPVVSSQSRSSFWLLIPEWTNDKVYAFDSQTGDLIDPDFIPSTPGTLNSPRHAFESPWGTIMVADQISDAVQEFDTSGVFIRTYAPTGGPNPSIIDNIRGVFFRPDNKLLVTVGSGANQNTIQLFDTGGVPMGAFIPVGTLNSPFYIIQRNSEYLIGNSSGTNDVQKYDLSGTFLSTFISSSSLAFPQQMIKLQGGIIAICGFSSPSGLVFFDSVGTYLNTFNAITGNRGVYKLGNGNYLATNGTGVHEIDDTTGALIRTIASASNFQFIDLYNPSGLTGIGNEFNSAPGEYKLYDNYPNPFNPVTNIRFSIPKNGFVSLKIYDALGREISSLVNEFRQAGEYTINFNASKLVSGVYFYTLKSESFHATKKMMLVK from the coding sequence ATGAAACTTAAAACTCTCTCATTAGTTGCTTTGCTGTTAATTTCAGCAATTGGTTTTACAGCTCCAATCGAAGATTTTAATACTGTTTATACAAGAGCAGAATTAAACCCTGCTGTACAAAAACAGGCAGAACAATTAGCGTCCACTCTCGGTCATCCTTTAAGAATTTATACTGAAGATTTTAAATTCATTGAAGCTAAGGGTGTGGAGAACGGACAGGTTGTTTATACTGTTATCGTTGACAGGTACAATATCTACAATGGAGCTTATACTGCTTTCCACAGTGATATCGTTTCATCCTTCGACCTTTCAAAGTCAAGAATTGATTACGGTAATGGAAATGTAGTCGACAATACTGGTGGTTTATTTAATCCTGTGGTTTCATCTCAAAGTCGAAGTTCCTTTTGGCTTTTGATTCCTGAATGGACTAATGACAAGGTTTATGCTTTTGATTCTCAAACGGGTGATTTGATAGACCCTGATTTTATACCGAGTACACCTGGGACATTAAATAGTCCAAGACATGCATTTGAATCACCTTGGGGTACAATCATGGTTGCTGACCAGATAAGCGATGCTGTCCAGGAATTTGATACAAGCGGCGTCTTCATCAGAACGTACGCTCCAACTGGAGGCCCAAATCCGTCTATTATAGATAACATCAGAGGCGTTTTCTTTAGACCGGATAATAAACTCCTCGTTACAGTCGGCTCAGGTGCAAACCAGAATACTATTCAGCTTTTTGATACTGGTGGTGTTCCTATGGGAGCTTTTATTCCGGTAGGAACTCTGAACAGCCCGTTTTATATCATACAGAGAAATTCTGAATATCTGATTGGTAATTCTTCCGGGACGAATGATGTTCAGAAATACGATTTAAGTGGTACATTCTTATCTACATTTATTTCGTCTTCTTCTCTCGCTTTTCCACAGCAAATGATTAAACTTCAAGGCGGTATTATTGCAATATGTGGCTTTAGTTCTCCATCAGGTCTCGTATTCTTCGATTCCGTAGGAACGTATTTAAACACTTTCAATGCCATAACCGGAAATCGTGGTGTTTATAAACTCGGTAACGGTAACTATCTTGCTACAAACGGAACCGGTGTTCATGAAATTGATGATACTACAGGGGCTTTAATTAGAACAATCGCATCAGCTTCAAATTTCCAGTTTATCGATCTTTATAATCCGTCAGGACTAACAGGTATTGGAAATGAATTTAACTCAGCTCCAGGTGAATACAAGCTGTATGATAATTATCCGAATCCCTTTAATCCTGTCACAAATATTCGTTTCTCTATTCCTAAAAACGGATTTGTTTCTCTCAAAATATACGACGCACTCGGAAGAGAAATTTCATCTCTCGTTAATGAATTCAGACAGGCAGGTGAATACACTATCAATTTCAATGCATCAAAACTCGTTAGCGGTGTTTATTTTTATACACTAAAATCTGAATCTTTCCACGCTACTAAGAAAATGATGCTCGTAAAATAA
- the coaE gene encoding dephospho-CoA kinase (Dephospho-CoA kinase (CoaE) performs the final step in coenzyme A biosynthesis.) translates to MGIKFKNKILIGITGGIGSGKSEVCRLLSKYGYKVLFADFIAKDLYKKDKNLARKVVKAFGKDILNYKGVISLSKLKEVVFANKSNFKKINDIVHPTVIKHLMESIKGIKQKIIIIESALVFDTEFHKYLDYVIMVYSNKKNRLQRIMHRDGAKKKDIERIMSFQLDEKEKIEKSDFVVVNNKPLEALEKDVEFLSKVLNLLK, encoded by the coding sequence ATGGGAATAAAATTTAAGAACAAAATATTAATCGGCATAACGGGCGGAATAGGTTCCGGCAAATCTGAAGTATGCAGGCTCCTTTCGAAGTACGGCTACAAAGTATTATTTGCAGATTTTATAGCGAAAGATTTATACAAGAAGGATAAAAATCTCGCCCGTAAAGTTGTAAAGGCTTTTGGAAAGGATATATTAAATTATAAAGGAGTAATTAGCCTTTCAAAATTAAAAGAAGTTGTTTTTGCAAATAAGAGCAACTTTAAAAAAATAAACGACATAGTCCATCCTACAGTAATTAAGCATCTGATGGAGTCGATAAAGGGTATAAAACAGAAGATTATCATAATAGAATCTGCTCTTGTGTTCGATACAGAATTTCACAAATATCTTGATTATGTAATTATGGTTTATTCGAACAAGAAGAACAGACTGCAAAGAATTATGCATAGAGACGGTGCAAAGAAGAAGGACATTGAAAGGATAATGAGTTTTCAATTAGATGAGAAAGAAAAAATAGAAAAATCAGATTTCGTAGTAGTTAACAACAAGCCTCTTGAAGCTTTAGAAAAGGATGTTGAATTCTTAAGTAAAGTTTTAAACCTTCTTAAATAG
- a CDS encoding choice-of-anchor J domain-containing protein, with product MRKLFAFLMLAIFVSISFEGFAQTGPWTWQHPSPQGNTLRWVKYWDANNWYAVGYAGTFMKTTNAGTSWTWTHAAHGLYATSGQHTNIYHAHFFDQTTGLAFGSANSTSGTNGIWRTTNGGTNWDTTSMTPYVSGTFYFASFVSSTLGYACATSAPYVFRTIDGGMSWTGVTTAGGSSYDIHAFDSLNIIVASSSGNVRRTTNGGANWTAISTGTSATLYRILFADANTGYVSGSSTAFRVTTDAGLTWTTPANSGLAASTFYDIDIKSTAVSTNKLDESFDDVTFPPTGWSSVNVLGTSVWSRSTSQFHSGAASAYISYQSTGGDDWLITKKVNGIVAGDSLVFWWKNAFSAQYPPDSLYIRVSTTDSMPASFTNLIAGLNTADTTVAPYTWKRFSYPLNAYAGQNIYVAFRHINDDGNGGYLDDVSIGAQLPPVMSSNIYLTGNSFSVYKTTDVGATWTAIDFLGPVSSQPWTSTYYSTDMIPGNNEDFITGGAFGLFNKKSTTNTVYTYLMKPGAHNDVWAASSTGTVIAVGAPTVAGSSFDQIVRSTNGGTTWEVVPYSATSTAAFNCIQMIDNNTGWICGTRGGVYKTTNGGLNWDSVVVDGSTSSVTFRKVDFVNANTGWLFSTFTNTVSDSATIWKTTNAGANWTRQYLVLSGSSRGVYGADMVSATHGTLVNYTPRPYHTTDGGDTWTLDTLADTFGGYLYDVQMFTPTLGYAVGSSGKVYKTTNGTFWDTLSIPTRSYTNYSIYMISPSAGYIAGSSGTAFATTDGGATWTLSNTNGATMNDVYVTSDTKAFIVGSNGYILKNNNILTGIAGNQGAELPLKYSLEQNYPNPFNPTTTIKFSLPKAGIVTLKIYDVAGREVMRLINNQNMNAGYQTQLFNGSMMSSGVYFYSLLVDNNLIATKKMVLVK from the coding sequence ATGAGAAAACTATTCGCTTTCTTAATGCTGGCAATTTTTGTCAGTATTAGCTTTGAGGGTTTTGCACAAACGGGTCCATGGACTTGGCAACACCCCTCACCACAGGGTAACACATTACGCTGGGTAAAATACTGGGACGCAAACAACTGGTATGCAGTTGGCTATGCAGGTACTTTTATGAAGACTACGAATGCAGGCACGAGCTGGACATGGACGCACGCAGCACACGGTTTATACGCTACTTCGGGTCAGCATACAAACATTTATCACGCTCATTTTTTTGATCAAACAACCGGGTTAGCGTTTGGGTCAGCCAATTCAACTTCGGGTACAAATGGTATCTGGAGAACGACAAACGGCGGTACAAACTGGGATACAACAAGCATGACTCCTTACGTTTCGGGTACATTCTATTTTGCTTCATTTGTCAGCAGCACATTAGGATATGCCTGTGCAACGAGTGCTCCTTATGTTTTCCGCACAATAGACGGCGGAATGAGCTGGACGGGTGTGACTACAGCAGGAGGTTCATCATATGATATTCACGCATTTGACTCATTGAATATCATCGTTGCTTCATCATCAGGTAACGTCAGGAGAACAACAAATGGAGGTGCTAACTGGACAGCAATTTCAACAGGTACATCAGCGACATTGTACAGGATATTATTTGCAGATGCAAACACAGGCTATGTTTCCGGATCATCCACAGCATTCAGAGTAACAACAGATGCAGGATTAACCTGGACAACCCCTGCAAACTCAGGATTAGCAGCTTCAACGTTTTACGATATTGATATAAAATCAACAGCAGTTTCAACGAACAAATTAGATGAAAGTTTTGACGACGTTACATTCCCGCCAACAGGCTGGAGTTCAGTTAACGTACTCGGTACGAGTGTTTGGTCACGTTCTACAAGCCAGTTTCATTCGGGTGCTGCAAGTGCATATATTTCCTATCAATCAACGGGAGGTGACGACTGGTTAATTACCAAAAAAGTAAATGGTATCGTTGCCGGTGACTCATTAGTATTTTGGTGGAAAAATGCATTTTCGGCACAATATCCTCCAGATTCTTTGTACATTAGAGTATCTACGACTGATTCAATGCCGGCGAGTTTTACAAATCTGATTGCAGGATTAAATACAGCAGATACTACAGTTGCTCCTTACACATGGAAGAGATTCTCATATCCATTAAATGCTTATGCAGGTCAAAATATTTATGTTGCTTTCCGTCATATTAACGACGATGGCAATGGCGGTTATCTTGATGACGTATCAATAGGAGCACAGCTTCCGCCAGTAATGTCATCAAACATATATTTAACAGGTAACAGTTTTAGTGTATATAAAACAACTGACGTTGGTGCAACATGGACAGCAATTGATTTTCTAGGTCCTGTTTCTTCACAACCATGGACAAGCACATATTATTCCACCGATATGATTCCAGGAAATAATGAAGACTTTATTACCGGTGGAGCATTTGGTTTGTTTAACAAAAAATCTACGACAAACACAGTATATACATATTTAATGAAACCCGGAGCGCACAATGACGTTTGGGCGGCAAGTTCAACGGGTACGGTAATTGCAGTTGGTGCACCGACAGTAGCAGGTTCATCTTTCGATCAGATAGTAAGGTCAACAAACGGTGGTACAACATGGGAAGTTGTTCCTTATTCAGCTACATCTACAGCCGCTTTTAACTGTATTCAGATGATTGACAATAATACTGGCTGGATTTGCGGTACGCGAGGTGGCGTTTATAAGACAACAAACGGTGGATTGAACTGGGATTCAGTGGTAGTTGATGGTTCAACAAGTTCTGTTACTTTCCGTAAGGTAGATTTCGTAAATGCCAATACTGGCTGGTTATTCTCTACCTTTACAAATACAGTATCAGACTCTGCAACAATTTGGAAGACGACTAATGCCGGTGCAAACTGGACTAGGCAATATTTAGTTCTATCAGGCTCTAGCAGAGGCGTTTATGGTGCAGACATGGTCAGTGCAACACACGGTACGCTTGTTAACTACACACCGAGACCATATCATACCACAGACGGCGGTGATACGTGGACCCTTGATACATTAGCGGATACATTTGGTGGTTACCTTTATGATGTACAGATGTTTACACCGACTTTAGGCTATGCAGTTGGAAGCAGCGGCAAAGTTTACAAAACAACAAACGGTACATTCTGGGATACACTATCAATTCCGACAAGAAGTTATACGAACTACAGTATTTATATGATAAGCCCGAGTGCGGGTTATATTGCCGGATCATCAGGAACCGCATTTGCAACAACGGATGGCGGAGCAACATGGACACTATCGAATACAAACGGTGCGACTATGAATGATGTATACGTAACTTCGGATACAAAGGCATTTATAGTTGGTTCAAATGGATACATTTTAAAGAACAACAATATCCTTACCGGAATTGCAGGCAACCAGGGTGCTGAATTGCCATTAAAGTATTCGCTTGAGCAGAACTATCCAAATCCGTTCAATCCGACAACTACAATCAAGTTCTCATTACCGAAGGCCGGAATAGTTACGTTAAAGATTTATGACGTAGCAGGCCGCGAAGTTATGAGACTCATCAACAATCAGAATATGAACGCAGGATATCAGACACAGCTGTTTAACGGCTCTATGATGTCTTCCGGTGTTTATTTCTATTCACTGCTTGTTGATAATAACTTAATAGCGACAAAGAAGATGGTTCTCGTAAAATAA
- the pheT gene encoding phenylalanine--tRNA ligase subunit beta, with protein sequence MRISINWIKSLIPGLEITSYEDLFKRMVDAGLDIESIENEKDTFANFVVGEVVETSKHPNADKLTLCKVNTGNSVLSIVCGAPNVEAGQKVCVAKIGAIIPNGNFEIKKGKIRGEVSEGMICAEDELNLSDDHTGIMILKNDAVPGTDFADYLGSNDCFMEIGVTPNRGDLFSQIGMAREIAATYSLKAKLPEVRVEESNEFSNDYIEIEIQNDEYCKRFTGRVVRNVTVKESPEWLQRAVKSVGLRPINNIVDITNYVMMETGQPLHAFDYDKIAGKKIIIKTAKEGDKFTTLDSKQRILNDKSLMVCDGEKASAIAGIMGGEFSEISTNTKNVLIEVAYFDPVAIRKNSKKLGLQTDASQRFERGVDIENIPYVSDRAASLMHEAAGGTVLKGIVDVYPKRFEPLTVPVRKERCDKITGVELSEEEINNMLESIEILFVKKEDDRLYFRIPEFRREDLQREIDLIEEIARLYGYSNIENDYRFVLDVSKHVDYNDKYQKFLNTVKEYFIGRGFNEIITYSQQDDNKISGFGIKPVMLENPNSVLMNSMRVNLFYGMLTTIINNINLIGKDVPLKLFESGKVFKDSGDKFDEEDHICFGISGFYDNKSFELTGRDFDLFDLKGELQMFLSKLNIESDELIYYNAEDKDCCFDVFLKKEKIGRIFVLDKQNQAVIESENSIYIAELDTKALYKKSEVEKRYEEISRYPSAKRDLALLVNKESNYEQVLKVMKEAGGHFLKKTELFDVFEDKKLGDGIKSMAFSLELGSQEKTLTDEEVTKVIKKIVKNLENKLGVKLRSN encoded by the coding sequence ATGAGAATTAGTATAAACTGGATTAAATCATTAATACCCGGACTTGAGATAACGTCTTATGAGGACCTGTTCAAAAGAATGGTTGATGCAGGTCTTGATATTGAATCGATAGAAAATGAAAAGGACACTTTTGCAAATTTTGTTGTCGGTGAAGTAGTTGAGACTTCAAAGCATCCTAATGCAGACAAACTGACATTATGCAAGGTTAATACAGGAAATAGTGTACTCTCAATAGTATGCGGAGCACCAAATGTTGAAGCAGGTCAGAAAGTTTGCGTTGCAAAAATTGGTGCTATTATACCTAATGGAAATTTCGAGATAAAAAAGGGAAAGATAAGAGGGGAAGTTTCAGAAGGCATGATTTGTGCTGAGGATGAGCTAAATCTTTCCGATGATCATACAGGTATAATGATTTTAAAAAATGATGCTGTACCGGGGACTGATTTTGCAGATTATTTAGGTTCGAATGATTGTTTTATGGAGATTGGTGTTACTCCGAACAGAGGAGACCTTTTTTCTCAGATTGGAATGGCGCGGGAAATTGCTGCAACATATTCGTTAAAGGCAAAATTACCCGAAGTCAGAGTAGAGGAGTCTAACGAATTTTCAAATGATTACATTGAAATAGAGATTCAAAATGATGAATACTGCAAAAGATTTACGGGCAGGGTTGTCAGGAATGTTACAGTAAAAGAATCTCCTGAATGGCTGCAAAGGGCTGTAAAATCGGTAGGACTCAGACCGATCAATAACATTGTTGACATAACAAATTATGTGATGATGGAGACAGGTCAGCCGCTGCACGCGTTTGATTATGACAAAATAGCGGGGAAGAAAATAATAATAAAAACTGCAAAAGAAGGAGATAAGTTTACAACTCTTGATTCAAAGCAGAGAATACTAAATGATAAGTCGCTAATGGTCTGCGACGGCGAGAAGGCATCGGCAATAGCAGGGATAATGGGAGGTGAGTTCTCAGAGATATCGACTAATACAAAGAATGTACTTATTGAAGTGGCTTATTTTGATCCTGTAGCGATAAGAAAGAATTCAAAGAAACTCGGACTTCAGACCGATGCATCACAGAGATTTGAGCGAGGAGTTGATATTGAGAATATTCCGTACGTATCAGACAGAGCGGCATCTCTTATGCATGAAGCAGCAGGCGGAACCGTATTAAAAGGAATCGTTGATGTTTATCCGAAAAGATTCGAACCTTTAACGGTACCTGTGAGAAAAGAGCGCTGCGACAAAATTACGGGAGTAGAACTATCTGAAGAAGAAATAAATAATATGCTTGAAAGCATAGAAATTTTATTTGTTAAAAAGGAAGATGACAGACTTTATTTCAGAATACCTGAATTCAGGAGAGAGGACCTTCAGAGAGAAATAGATTTGATAGAAGAGATTGCGAGACTATACGGATATTCGAATATTGAAAATGATTACCGGTTTGTTTTAGACGTATCGAAACACGTTGATTATAATGATAAATACCAGAAATTTTTAAACACTGTTAAAGAGTATTTCATTGGCAGAGGATTTAATGAGATTATTACATACTCACAGCAGGATGATAATAAAATATCAGGATTCGGAATAAAGCCTGTAATGCTGGAGAACCCGAATTCAGTACTTATGAATTCGATGAGGGTAAACCTATTTTACGGGATGCTTACAACAATCATAAACAACATCAACCTTATCGGGAAGGATGTACCTCTTAAGCTTTTTGAATCAGGGAAAGTATTTAAGGATTCGGGGGATAAATTTGATGAAGAAGACCATATATGTTTCGGGATAAGCGGTTTTTACGACAACAAATCATTTGAATTGACGGGCAGGGATTTTGATCTATTCGATTTAAAGGGGGAGCTTCAAATGTTTCTCTCAAAATTGAATATTGAAAGTGATGAATTAATTTATTATAATGCAGAGGATAAGGATTGCTGTTTCGATGTTTTTCTAAAAAAAGAAAAGATTGGGAGGATTTTTGTTTTAGATAAACAAAATCAAGCAGTGATTGAATCAGAAAACAGTATATACATAGCGGAGTTAGATACGAAGGCACTGTATAAGAAGTCAGAAGTTGAGAAGCGTTATGAAGAGATATCAAGATATCCTTCTGCAAAAAGGGATCTTGCATTATTGGTAAACAAAGAATCAAATTACGAACAGGTATTGAAGGTAATGAAAGAGGCAGGCGGACATTTTCTGAAGAAGACGGAGTTGTTTGATGTATTTGAAGATAAGAAATTAGGTGACGGAATCAAGAGTATGGCATTCTCTCTTGAGCTTGGGTCGCAGGAAAAAACTCTGACTGATGAGGAAGTAACAAAGGTCATAAAAAAGATAGTAAAAAATTTAGAAAATAAGCTCGGAGTTAAATTAAGGTCAAATTAA